ATATTGGCAGCTCTACGACCGCAAATCACGGTTATCCGGTCCTCAGACGGCGTTAACCCGTTCACGGAGAGAGACCACTCAGATCAATGGTGTACGTGACTACGTATACGGAGATCGACTTTCCCGCATTCACTGGAATGCAACGGCAAAGACAGGGAACTGGAAGTCCAAGGAGTTTGAACATGAGTCTGTGCCCAAAACCATTCTGGTTCTGGATGCGCTGGCATCAAGTTATGAACATGGGGATGCATTCGAAATTGCTGTTTCCACGGCTGCCTCTCTGCTGGAGTATGGTGTCAGGGAACGAATGGGGATGGGATTGTTGACATTGTCCGACGAGACATCCTTCATGGCCCCCAGTGAAAGTCTGATGGAACGACAGAAGATGATGCATCATCTGGTGGATATTCAATATAACGGTCAGGATACCCATCTGTTGCCCGGCGTGGAAAGAATTGCACGTCAACTGCCTCAGGGGGCCTACTTTGTCGTGATTTCTCCCCAGAAGGATGAAAAAATAATGGAACTGTTGCGCTGGGCCGATACGCGGGGCATGACTCCATGTCATATTCTGATCGATACCAGTGAATCCCGCCGGAGTGCCGAGTGGAATGCCATGTTGCGTGGAAGAGGCACGAGGTCATTCACTGTTTCTCACTTGCAGGAGCTTCCAACGGTGATGGGGGGAGGTTCTGTATGAGTACAAAAGGAAATGAAAGTGTTGCAGGCAAACGATCCTGGTATCATGCAGCGTCATTGCTCTGGATTTTCCTGATTGGAATGCAGTGGATTTCATTTACGCAGGAATCGTGGTACACGGAGACAACTTCTCTGGTGTTATGGACACTTGCAGCGGTCAGTGTGCTGGAGGTCGTTCTGCCCTTCAAAACGATGTATCGGGCGATCATCAAGGCGGTCGTTGTTGGTTACATTTTGCATAAAACGCTAATTGATTATACGGTGTACATCCCTTATGGCTCTTTAACGGACCGAGCGGAACAATTCATATTACACATGACGCCGTACATCTGGTTCTCCCTGTGTGCATGGGTGATGCTTGAAGCTGCGCTTCGACTCGTGACCACAACACGTCGCATTCTTGTTTTTCTGGGTGTCAACATCATTTCGATGGGGATTCTCGATTCTTTCACCCAGATTCCACTCTGGATTGAAATCGCGTGGGTGATGTTTGCGGGGATGGGATGGCTCGTATGTCAGCATTTCCGTAACTATCAGCTACAGTATCCACAAGGTTGGAAAAGAATCATCCGGTATCCTTATAAAGTCCTGGCCAATATTGCCATTATCTTTTCTTTAATTATTGTAGCCAGCGTTAATATGCCGGAGATTCCACCCACCTTGACGGACCCATATACGGCGTGGCGTAACTATACCGGAACTTCCACAAGTCAGGCAGGTAACGGAAACCTTGATATTCCGGCGGCTACCGAATCGGGATACAGCAGGGAAGACAATCAGCTTGGTGGAGGATTTAACTTCGACTATACCCCTGTCATGTCTGTCACGACCAATGAGCGTAGCTACTGGCGCGGTGAGACACGTGCAGAGTATACAGGCACAGGCTGGGATGACCGTGGACGGGGTGCGACAGAGAATGTTGAAGCCGGACAGCCTCTGGAGAACCAAGAATCGGGTAATGTGAATACCAAACAAGTAACTCAGAACGTAACGATGCTGAATGATAATGTCTATCCGATTCTCTTTGGTGCTTATTCGATCGCTGAAGTGAGCTCGATTAATGGTGAAGACAGAACGGAACGGATGTTGTGGAATGCGGAACAGGCTGAACTGCATGTGGTGACAGACCGTCAGCAACCCCAGTATCCCAAGACATACACCATCGTATCGGAAGCCCCTGTGATTGTGGAAGATGAGCTTCGTACGAAGTCATTTGAAGATCTGTATAACAGTAATCCGGCAGATGATATGTACTTGCAGTTACCATCCCGTTTCCCTGACCGGGTGTCGAATCTGGCAGCCGAGATAACGGCATCTGCGAATACTCCGTATGAAAAAGTGGCATTACTGCAAAACTATTTACAAACAAATTTTGAATACACGAACAATCCGGATTTATCTCGAAAAGTAAGCAGCGACTTTGTGGAAGGTTTCCTGTTCGACATTATGGAAGGCTACTGTGATTACTTCTCCACTGCGCTGGTGATGATGGCGCGCTCGGAGGGCATTCCTGCAAGGTGGGTTAAAGGTTATGCGCCTGGACAACTGTCCCTGAATTCGGACATGCAGGCCCCACGTCAACCTGGTGCGGAGATTGAGACGACCTACACCGTTACCAATGCAGATGCACACTCCTGGGCAGAGGTTTACTTTGGTGAGTATGGATGGATTCCTGTTGAAGCAACACCGGGCTTTGATATGCCTCTGCTGACGGAACAGCCTGATGTACAGCCTGTAGATGAGCCAGAAGAAGAGCCAGAAGAGGAGCCGGTACAAGAGGAAGAGCAGACCCCTGCACCTGAGCAGACATCGTCTGCCATCCCAACTTTTGTTATCTGGGCTGCAGGAGCCATTATTGTATTGTGGGTAGCATATATGTTCTGGCGTAATCGTTTCTCCATGCGATTCTTTCTGCTTCGTCTACGGACAGGTGGACCGCTCACCCCTGAACAGAAGGTAGTGGCAGAGACCGAGCGTTGGATTCAGTATGTGAAACGCAAAGGGTTGACCCGGAGCGGAGACGAGACACTTCGTGAATCGGTAGCCCGCTGGAGCCAGGCAAGACCTGCTGCAGAAGCAACATTGTATGAGCTTCTCACGAAGTTTGAACAGACTCGTTACAGTCCGGCGTCCGTAACTGCCGACGACTGGAAGGGCGTCTATCAGACCGCCTTGAAGCTGCGGAAGGAACTGAAAGCGGAACGGGCATAGTTGTTGCCCGTCCCGTTTTTCCTTTTTTCCTATGCCATCAGGCGCTGTATGCATTTTCAGGAAAGACGGATTTGTGATATAGTGTGTCGTATGAAACTGAGGTGACTTCTTTGTTTAAAATGTTAATGCCCAAGCTGCGTGTAGACACGGTTTTTGACATTAATCTGGAAGAGCTGTACGCTCAAGGCTACCGTGGAATTATAACTGATCTGGATAACACACTCGTTGGAGCCAAAGCCGCTGACGCTACGCCCGAACTGATTGAATGGTTTGCACGTGTGAAAGAGGCAGGTTTCAAGCTGATGATTGTGTCCAATAACAATTTGAATCGTGTATCCCTGTTTGCGACCCCGCTGGATATCCAGTTTGTGCATAGTGCACGCAAACCATCGAATGTACCGTTTCGTAGAGCAATGAAAATGATGGAGTTATCTCCTGAAAACACGATTGTAGTAGGCGATCAGATGCTTACGGACGTTTATGGAGGGAACCGAATGGGGTTATATACCGTTCTGGTACTGCCAATCTCCATTGGGGACGAAGGTTTTATGACCCGCTTCAATCGACGCGTGGAACGGATTGCTCTAACGAGTTTACGCAGGAAAGGCTTATGGCTTGAGGAGGAAAAGAAGAAATGACAGAACCGCATAACGGCAATCTTGCCGTAAGGTGCAGCGGATGCGGCGTGCATCTGCAAACAGAAAATTCGGAATTACCAGGGTTTATCCCCGAGAAGGCATTGGATCGTGAACCAGTTATATGCCAGCGCTGTTTCCGCATCAAAAACTACAATGAGTCATCATCCGTTACGGTGGATCAGGACGAATTCCTGGCGCTGCTTAGCAAAATCGGGGATAAGGATGCACTTGTCATCCATATCGTTGATTTGTTTGACTTTGATGGCAGCATTATCTCCGGTCTGCAACGTTTTGTAGGCAACAATCCGGTATTGCTTGCTGTGAACAAAACGGACTTGCTTCCGAAAGTAACCAACTGGAACAAGGTTCGCAACTGGGTACAGAAGCAAGCCAAAGAACAGGGTTTGCGTACCGTGGATGTAGTCTTGTGCAGTGCAAAGCAAAATCAGGGCTTCGACCGACTGCTTGAGCTTGTAGGAACGTATCGCGAAGATCGCGACGTGTACGTGGTTGGTGGTACCAATGTGGGTAAATCCACACTGATTAACCGTCTGATTCGTGATTACAGCGATCTGGAGCAGGAACTGACCACATCCCGTTATCCGGGAACAACGCTGGATATGGTGAACATTCCGCTGGATGATGGAAAATATATTATTGATACGCCTGGAATCGTGTATCCATGGCGTTTCAGCGAGATTGTTTCACGTAAGGATCTCGCTGCCATCATGCCGGAAAAACCGCTTAAACCGGCTGTGTATCAGTTGAATTCCGGTCAGACGCTGTTCTTCGGCGGCATGGCTCGATTTGACTTTGTGGAAGGTGATCGCCAGTCGTTCACTTGTTTTATCAGCACTGCGCTAGATATTCACCGGACGAAGCTGGAGCGTGCAGATGATCTGTACCGCGACCACCTGGGAGAACTGTTGTCTCCGCCAACCCGTGAGGATGCAGCAGAGATGGCTGAATGGACCAGACATGAATTCCGCATCAAACGCGGCAGTCAATCGGATGTATTCATCTCGGGTCTGGGCTGGATTAAGGTGAATGGCGATATTGGAGCGCTTGTTGCTGTTCATGCTCCAAAAGGCATTCGTGTACAGATCCGTCCATCCTTAATCTAATGTAATCTCAGAACCTGTACATCAGAGCGGATTGGAGGCGGACCTATGTCTGAGGATAAGAAGGGCAACCCTTCACTTCCTGTGTTGCTTGGCGTTATGGGTGATCCCATTGCTCATTCCAAATCACCGGCAATGCACAATGCGGCCCTGCAGGCTGCAGGAGTGAATGGGATGTATATGCCACTGCATGTTCATCCGGATCAATTGGAAGCGGCAGTTCGGGGAATTGTGGCATTGGGCTATCGTGGTGTCAATGTCACGATCCCGCACAAAGAGCAGGTGATGCAGTACCTGGATGTGATCGATGAAAGTGCTCGCCTGATTGGTGCGGTGAATACCATCGTCAATGAAAGTGGAACACTGACAGGGTACAATACGGATGGTATTGGCTATGTCCGATCGCTGAAGGAAGAGGCTGTGCCTGAGCTTGCGGGTAAACGTATTGCTGTACTGGGAGCAGGTGGAGCGGCAAGAGGTGTTATATACGCACTTGCATTGGAGAAGCCTGAGCAGATCCACATTCTGAATCGTACAGCGGACAGGGCTGTTGCACTTGCTTCGGATTTACGGGGCCATGGCTTGGGAGAAATCTCGGGCAGTGGCATGGAAGACGCTGCGACGGTCTTGGCTACGGCTGAT
The nucleotide sequence above comes from Paenibacillus sp. W2I17. Encoded proteins:
- the yqeH gene encoding ribosome biogenesis GTPase YqeH — its product is MTEPHNGNLAVRCSGCGVHLQTENSELPGFIPEKALDREPVICQRCFRIKNYNESSSVTVDQDEFLALLSKIGDKDALVIHIVDLFDFDGSIISGLQRFVGNNPVLLAVNKTDLLPKVTNWNKVRNWVQKQAKEQGLRTVDVVLCSAKQNQGFDRLLELVGTYREDRDVYVVGGTNVGKSTLINRLIRDYSDLEQELTTSRYPGTTLDMVNIPLDDGKYIIDTPGIVYPWRFSEIVSRKDLAAIMPEKPLKPAVYQLNSGQTLFFGGMARFDFVEGDRQSFTCFISTALDIHRTKLERADDLYRDHLGELLSPPTREDAAEMAEWTRHEFRIKRGSQSDVFISGLGWIKVNGDIGALVAVHAPKGIRVQIRPSLI
- a CDS encoding YqeG family HAD IIIA-type phosphatase, with product MFKMLMPKLRVDTVFDINLEELYAQGYRGIITDLDNTLVGAKAADATPELIEWFARVKEAGFKLMIVSNNNLNRVSLFATPLDIQFVHSARKPSNVPFRRAMKMMELSPENTIVVGDQMLTDVYGGNRMGLYTVLVLPISIGDEGFMTRFNRRVERIALTSLRRKGLWLEEEKKK
- a CDS encoding DUF58 domain-containing protein translates to MVWMCCLAYVLFQGGKTSLMLLSMVTLLCVYLAIAGFSGVRRAQGVRRLSSGPDHEELLHAGDQVQVQLSLTIPGFLPLPYVVVREMLHRHNGESWSFKESLIPNMRGNGELSFQTPPLERGKYVFSETECASEDIFGLIEHRGKFKAKGEFRVLPRTVFIPYWQLYDRKSRLSGPQTALTRSRRETTQINGVRDYVYGDRLSRIHWNATAKTGNWKSKEFEHESVPKTILVLDALASSYEHGDAFEIAVSTAASLLEYGVRERMGMGLLTLSDETSFMAPSESLMERQKMMHHLVDIQYNGQDTHLLPGVERIARQLPQGAYFVVISPQKDEKIMELLRWADTRGMTPCHILIDTSESRRSAEWNAMLRGRGTRSFTVSHLQELPTVMGGGSV
- a CDS encoding transglutaminase domain-containing protein, producing MSTKGNESVAGKRSWYHAASLLWIFLIGMQWISFTQESWYTETTSLVLWTLAAVSVLEVVLPFKTMYRAIIKAVVVGYILHKTLIDYTVYIPYGSLTDRAEQFILHMTPYIWFSLCAWVMLEAALRLVTTTRRILVFLGVNIISMGILDSFTQIPLWIEIAWVMFAGMGWLVCQHFRNYQLQYPQGWKRIIRYPYKVLANIAIIFSLIIVASVNMPEIPPTLTDPYTAWRNYTGTSTSQAGNGNLDIPAATESGYSREDNQLGGGFNFDYTPVMSVTTNERSYWRGETRAEYTGTGWDDRGRGATENVEAGQPLENQESGNVNTKQVTQNVTMLNDNVYPILFGAYSIAEVSSINGEDRTERMLWNAEQAELHVVTDRQQPQYPKTYTIVSEAPVIVEDELRTKSFEDLYNSNPADDMYLQLPSRFPDRVSNLAAEITASANTPYEKVALLQNYLQTNFEYTNNPDLSRKVSSDFVEGFLFDIMEGYCDYFSTALVMMARSEGIPARWVKGYAPGQLSLNSDMQAPRQPGAEIETTYTVTNADAHSWAEVYFGEYGWIPVEATPGFDMPLLTEQPDVQPVDEPEEEPEEEPVQEEEQTPAPEQTSSAIPTFVIWAAGAIIVLWVAYMFWRNRFSMRFFLLRLRTGGPLTPEQKVVAETERWIQYVKRKGLTRSGDETLRESVARWSQARPAAEATLYELLTKFEQTRYSPASVTADDWKGVYQTALKLRKELKAERA
- the aroE gene encoding shikimate dehydrogenase — protein: MSEDKKGNPSLPVLLGVMGDPIAHSKSPAMHNAALQAAGVNGMYMPLHVHPDQLEAAVRGIVALGYRGVNVTIPHKEQVMQYLDVIDESARLIGAVNTIVNESGTLTGYNTDGIGYVRSLKEEAVPELAGKRIAVLGAGGAARGVIYALALEKPEQIHILNRTADRAVALASDLRGHGLGEISGSGMEDAATVLATADIVINTTAAGMHPHVDDVPVDPALIREGAAVSDLIYNPLETRLLRESRLRGCTVHGGLGMFVYQGAVAFEHWLGIPAPVETMRRAVLNSFEV